One part of the Solea solea chromosome 1, fSolSol10.1, whole genome shotgun sequence genome encodes these proteins:
- the atg10 gene encoding ubiquitin-like-conjugating enzyme ATG10 isoform X2, whose amino-acid sequence MDIEMSFGMLEETFYHCCQLLVQQSQQLRDSWSWVPLQGSQEGYLKKTQVRSVVIKLSPVWDQAASSSDPGSHGSCHSQFDPQKKSAHVAPCDADSVSSERDDDDDDDGLCTVSEDSIQVLQYEYHILYSCSYRNPVLYFRVFTLEGRSLSLEDVWRSVHPNFRLQLQNSPLNTISQQEHPLLGQPFFMLHPCRTEEFMRPVVQAAQEQHRPMNYVLTWLSVVGPLLGLDVPLKYHTQLQSAAGPSSTEPG is encoded by the exons atggacatag agaTGAGCTTTGGCATGCTGGAGGAAACCTTTTATCACTGCTGCCAGCTCCTGGTGCAGCAGTCACAGCAGCTGAGAGACAGCTGGAGCTGGGTGCCTCTCCAG GGTTCACAGGAGGGCTACTTAAAGAAGACTCAGGTCCGATCAGTTGTTATTAAGTTGAGTCCAGTATGGGACCAAGCAGCTTCCAGTTCAGACCCTGGGTCACATGGTTCCTGTCACTCCCAGTTTGATCCACAGAAAAAG TCTGCTCATGTTGCTCCATGTGATGCTGACAGCGTCTCAAGTGaaagggatgatgatgatgatgatgatgggctCTGCACAGTGTCTGAAGACAGCATCCAGGTGCTTCAGTACGAGTATCACATCCTGTACTCATGCAGCTACAGGAACCCTGTGCTCTATTTCAGAGTTTTCACGCTGG AGGGGAGGAGCCTATCATTAGAGGACGTGTGGCGCTCTGTTCATCCAAACTTCAGACTCCAACTACAAAACAGTCCTCTCAATACAATCAGTCAGCAG gagcaTCCTCTGCTGGGTCAGCCTTTCTTCATGCTCCACCCCTGTAGGACAGAGGAGTTCATGAGGCCTGTGGTGCAGGCAGCTCAGGAGCAGCACAG GCCGATGAACTATGTGCTGACCTGGCTCAGTGTGGTGGGTCCTCTGCTGGGTCTTGACGTCCCTCTGAAGTACCACACACAGCTCCAGTCTGCAGCTGGACCCAGCAGCACCGAGCCAGGCTGA
- the atg10 gene encoding ubiquitin-like-conjugating enzyme ATG10 isoform X1 gives MTGRHAEMSFGMLEETFYHCCQLLVQQSQQLRDSWSWVPLQGSQEGYLKKTQVRSVVIKLSPVWDQAASSSDPGSHGSCHSQFDPQKKSAHVAPCDADSVSSERDDDDDDDGLCTVSEDSIQVLQYEYHILYSCSYRNPVLYFRVFTLEGRSLSLEDVWRSVHPNFRLQLQNSPLNTISQQEHPLLGQPFFMLHPCRTEEFMRPVVQAAQEQHRPMNYVLTWLSVVGPLLGLDVPLKYHTQLQSAAGPSSTEPG, from the exons ATGACCGGAAGGCACGCAG agaTGAGCTTTGGCATGCTGGAGGAAACCTTTTATCACTGCTGCCAGCTCCTGGTGCAGCAGTCACAGCAGCTGAGAGACAGCTGGAGCTGGGTGCCTCTCCAG GGTTCACAGGAGGGCTACTTAAAGAAGACTCAGGTCCGATCAGTTGTTATTAAGTTGAGTCCAGTATGGGACCAAGCAGCTTCCAGTTCAGACCCTGGGTCACATGGTTCCTGTCACTCCCAGTTTGATCCACAGAAAAAG TCTGCTCATGTTGCTCCATGTGATGCTGACAGCGTCTCAAGTGaaagggatgatgatgatgatgatgatgggctCTGCACAGTGTCTGAAGACAGCATCCAGGTGCTTCAGTACGAGTATCACATCCTGTACTCATGCAGCTACAGGAACCCTGTGCTCTATTTCAGAGTTTTCACGCTGG AGGGGAGGAGCCTATCATTAGAGGACGTGTGGCGCTCTGTTCATCCAAACTTCAGACTCCAACTACAAAACAGTCCTCTCAATACAATCAGTCAGCAG gagcaTCCTCTGCTGGGTCAGCCTTTCTTCATGCTCCACCCCTGTAGGACAGAGGAGTTCATGAGGCCTGTGGTGCAGGCAGCTCAGGAGCAGCACAG GCCGATGAACTATGTGCTGACCTGGCTCAGTGTGGTGGGTCCTCTGCTGGGTCTTGACGTCCCTCTGAAGTACCACACACAGCTCCAGTCTGCAGCTGGACCCAGCAGCACCGAGCCAGGCTGA